One segment of Ricinus communis isolate WT05 ecotype wild-type chromosome 8, ASM1957865v1, whole genome shotgun sequence DNA contains the following:
- the LOC8284349 gene encoding kinesin-like protein KIN-7D, mitochondrial isoform X1: protein MASSSRARSSSPFSYRKPSSPFSSTSSTSSFNNNNNNNSSNNRLMPRSCSSSYFNSSGFGTRSTTPSRSRSDSMYGVPSSSRNYGNRTPVGFGADELLASEPIDASRNGDSISVTIRFRPLSEREYQRGDEIAWYADGDKIVRNEYNPATAYAFDRVFGPHSTSNEVYEVAAKPVVKAAMEGVNGTVFAYGVTSSGKTHTMHGDQNSPGIIPLAIKDVFSMIQDTPGREFLLRVSYLEIYNEVINDLLDPTGQNLRVREDAQGTYVEGIKEEVVLSPGHALSFIAAGEEHRHVGSNNFNLFSSRSHTIFTLMIESSAHGDEYDGVIFSQLNLIDLAGSESSKTETTGVRRKEGSYINKSLLTLGTVIGKLSEGKASHVPYRDSKLTRLLQSSLSGHGHVSLICTVTPASSNLEETHNTLKFASRAKRVEIYASRNKIIDEKSLIKKYQREISSLKQELDQLKQGIIVGVNHEEILTLRQKLEEGQVKMQSRLEEEEEAKAALMSRIQRLTKLILVSTKNTIPGYLSEVPVHQQSLSVGEDDKLDILREGALLLESENPKDSMSSASGILSDASHEFKHRRSSSKWNEELSPVSSTITESTQAGELMSASKLPAGTMTQDQMDLIVEQVKMLAGEIAFSTSTLKRLVEQSANDPDSSKTQIQNLEREILEKKRQMRALEQHIIESGEASIANASTVDMQQTVMKLMAQCNEKAFELELKTADNRILQEQLQNKCSENKELQERVNLLEQQLASPSGDKSSLTSEPAVSEEYAGDLKKKVQSQEIENEKLKIEQVQLSEENSGLRVQNQKLAEEASYAKELASAAAVELKNLASEVTKLSLQNAKLEKELLAARESMHSRGASLNGVNRKYNDGMRPGRRGRFSGRPNEFSGMHSDDFESWSLDPEDLKMELQARKQREAALETALAEKEFIEEEYRKKAEEAKKREEALENDLANMWVLVAKLKKEGGAVPEANSDERLNDIINVSEPKMNGVDQSSVLKERQVLDASKPTDESTEEPLVVRLKARMQEMKEKELKYLGNGDANSHMCKVCFESPTAAILLPCRHFCLCKSCSLACSECPICRTKIADRLFAFTS from the exons ATGGCATCATCGTCTCGAGCACGTAGTAGCTCTCCATTTTCTTATAGAAAACCATCAAGTCCATTCTCTTCAACttcttctacttcttctttcaacaacaacaacaacaacaacagcaGCAACAATAGGTTAATGCCTCGGTCTtgctcttcttcttatttcaATTCTTCCGGATTCGGTACAAGATCCACGACTCCGAGTCGTTCTCGCTCTGACTCAATGTACGGCGTTCCTTCTTCGTCTAGAAACTACGGTAATCGCACTCCTGTAGGGTTTGGAGCTGATGAATTGTTAGCATCCGAGCCGATTGACGCGTCGAGAAATGGCGATAGCATATCGGTGACTATTCGGTTTAGACCGTTgag TGAGAGGGAGTACCAGAGAGGGGATGAGATAGCGTGGTATGCGGATGGAGACAAGATTGTTAGGAATGAGTATAATCCTGCAACTGCTTATGCATTTG ATAGAGTATTTGGACCGCATTCCACTTCTAATGAGGTATATGAAGTTGCTGCTAAACCAGTAGTTAAGGCTGCAATGGAGGGTGTTAATG GAACTGTTTTTGCTTATGGTGTTACTAGCAGTGGAAAGACACACACTATGCAT GGAGATCAAAACTCTCCTGGTATTATACCATTGGCCATAAAAGACGTATTCAGCATGATCCAAGAT ACTCCAGGAAGAGAGTTCTTACTGCGTGTGTCCTATCTTGAAATATACAATGAG GTGATAAATGACTTGCTTGATCCAACTGGTCAAAATTTGCGCGTTAGAGAAGATGCCCAG GGTACTTATGTTGAGGGTATAAAGGAGGAAGTGGTTTTATCTCCTGGGCATGCCCTTTCTTTCATTGCTGCAGGGGAAG AGCATCGTCATGTTGGTTCGAATAATTTTAATCTCTTCAGTAGCAGAAGCCACACCATATTTACACTG ATGATTGAAAGTAGTGCCCATGGTGATGAGTATGATGGAGTGATCTTCTCTCAACTT AATTTGATTGATCTAGCTGGATCTGAGAGTTCAAAAACCGAAACAACTGGAGTAAGGAGAAAGGAGGGATCTTACATAAACAAAAGTCTTCTAACTCTTGGAACT GTGATTGGAAAGTTGAGTGAAGGGAAGGCATCTCATGTTCCTTATCGAGATTCAAAACTTACCCGCCTTTTGCAGTCTTCACTGAGTGGGCACGGACATGTTTCG CTAATTTGTACAGTTACTCCTGCATCAAGTAATTTGGAGGAAACTCATAATACACTGAAGTTTGCTAGCAGGGCTAAAAGAGTTGAAATCTATGCCTCACGAAATAAG ATTATTGATGAAAAGTCTTTAATTAAGAAGTATCAAAGAGAAATCTCAAGTCTCAAGCAGGAACTTGATCAATTAAAGCAGGGAATTATCGTTGGTGTCAATCATGAGGAGATTCTAACCTTAAGGCAAAAG TTGGAAGAAGGTCAAGTGAAGATGCAGTCAAGGttggaggaagaagaagaagccaaGGCTGCTCTTATGAGTCGAATCCAGAGGTTAACGAAGCTCATACTTGTTTCTACAAAGAATACGATTCCTGGATATTTGAGTGAAGTTCCGGTTCATCAACAGAGTCTCTCTGTTGGTGAGGATGAT AAACTGGACATTTTGAGAGAGGGTGCTTTACTTCTAGAAAGCGAGAATCCAAAAGACTCTATGTCTTCTGCATCTGGAATTCTTTCGGATGCATCTCATGAATTTAAACACAGGAGATCTTCCAGCAAGTGGAATGAAGAACTCTCACCTGTTAGCAGTACAATTACTGAATCAACTCAAGCGGGTGAACTTATGAGTGCTTCAAAACTACCTGCA GGTACAATGACACAAGATCAGATGGACCTTATTGTCGAGCAAGTAAAGATGCTTGCTGGAGAGATTGCATTCAGCACAAGTACCCTTAAGCGTCTGGTGGAGCAGTCTGCGAATGATCCTGATAGCTCAAAAACTCAA ATCCAGAATTTGGAACGTGAAATTCTGGAGAAGAAGAGACAAATGAGAGCTTTAGAGCAACATATTATTGAGAGTGGTGAGGCATCAATTGCTAATGCATCAACAGTTGACATGCAGCAG ACAGTTATGAAGTTGATGGCCCAATGTAATGAAAAGGCTTTTGAGCTGGAG TTGAAGACAGCAGACAACCGTATCCTCCAGGAACAACTGCAGAATAAG TGTTCTGAAAACAAGGAATTGCAAGAAAGAGTGAATCTCCTTGAGCAGCAGTTGGCTTCACCTTCTGGTGATAAATCATCACTAACTTCTGAACCTGCTGTTTCTGAAGAATATGCTGGTgacttgaaaaagaaagtcCAGTCACAG GAAATTGAGAATGAAAAGCTAAAGATCGAACAGGTTCAGCTTTCAGAGGAGAATAGTGGGTTACGTGTGCAAAATCAGAAACTGGCTGAAGAAGCTTCTTATGCCAAGGAATTGGCTTCTGCTGCTGCAGTTGAGCTAAAGAACTTGGCTAGTGAAGTCACCAAGCTCTCTTTACAGAATGCGAAATTGGAAAAGGAATTGTTGGCAGCTCGAGAATCCATGCATTCTAGAGGAGCCAGCCTGAATGGTGTTAACCGCAAATACAATGACGGTATGAGACCAGGAAGGAGAGGACGATTCTCTGGCAGACCAAATGAATTTTCAGGAATGCACTCTGATGACTTTGAATCTTGGAGCCTTGATCCAGAAGATTTGAAGATGGAGTTGCAGGCAAGGAAACAAAGGGAGGCGGCTCTTGAGACCGCCTTAGCTGAAAAAGAGTTCATAGAAGAGGAATACCGGAAAAAGGCTGAAGAGgcaaagaaaagagaggaggCTTTAGAAAATGATTTAGCAAACATGTGGGTGCTTGTTGCTAagttgaagaaggaaggaGGAGCTGTCCCTGAGGCGAATAGTGATGAGAGGCTTAATGATATAATAAATGTAAGTGAACCCAAGATGAATGGGGTTGATCAAAGTAGTGTCCTGAAAGAGAGACAAGTTCTGGATGCATCAAAACCAACTGATGAAAGTACAGAGGAGCCCCTAGTTGTTCGCTTGAAG GCAAGAATGCAAGAGATGAAAGAGAAAGAACTCAAATACTTGGGCAATGGAGATGCCAATTCACATATGTGTAAAGTATGCTTTGAATCACCAACAGCTGCAATTCTTCTCCCATGCCGACATTTTTGTT TGTGTAAATCTTGTTCGCTAGCTTGTTCAGAGTGTCCAATTTGTCGCACAAAGATTGCAGATAGGCTTTTTGCTTTTACGTCTTGA
- the LOC8284348 gene encoding B-box zinc finger protein 20 isoform X1 encodes MFTLTPAKNNIAKDHHHHHHHHHLHHIRDKSMKIKCDVCDKSEASVFCSADEAALCEACDRHVHHANKLASKHHRFSLLRTSSKQSPLCDICQERRAFLFCQEDRAILCRECDIPIHKANEHTKKHNRFLLTGIKLSNSSSLYPTSSSSNSSCDSKKITTSNKKSLQQQPYVNNINTPSFSNEMLSSSSVERASSPSSTAAYNNFDDNVSISTSSISEYLEALPGWRVDDFLDPAIATDGFCKTFDTFSPLVDHQDLINQVGPFSPEDDLNFWVPQISPHNQSPVYNLLPKSVTSTTTGSLDGLMLKESTSEANNWKVPEMSHRPLKKSRHNFL; translated from the exons aTGTTCACATTGACACCAGCCAAGAATAATATAGCTAaagatcatcatcatcatcatcatcatcatcatctgcATCACATTAGGGATAAAAGCATGAAGATCAAGTGTGATGTCTGTGACAAGTCAGAAGCCTCAGTTTTTTGTTCTGCTGATGAAGCTGCTCTTTGTGAAGCCTGTGATCGCCATGTTCATCACGCAAACAAGCTTGCTAGCAAACATCACCGTTTCTCTCTTCTCCGAACTTCCTCTAAACAATCCCCTCTTTGTGATATCTGCCAG GAGAGACGAGCCTTTCTCTTTTGCCAAGAAGATAGAGCGATTCTTTGCAGAGAATGTGACATTCCAATCCATAAAGCAAATGAACATACAAAGAAACACAATAGGTTTCTTCTTACAGGAATAAAGCTCTCTAATTCTTCATCTTTATACCCAACATCATCATCTTCCAACAGCAGCTGCGACTCGAAGAAAATCACTACCAGCAACAAGAAAAGCCTCCAACAGCAACCATACGTGAATAACATTAATACTCCAAGCTTTTCCAATGAGATGTTAAGTTCTTCTTCAGTTGAAAGAGCATCATCACCATCATCCACAGCAGCATACAATAATTTTGATGATAATGTTTCGATCTCAACAAGTAGTATTTCTGAGTACTTAGAGGCACTTCCTGGTTGGAGGGTAGATGATTTTCTTGATCCTGCAATTGCTACTGATGGTTTCTGTAAG ACTTTTGACACTTTTTCGCCATTGGTGGATCATCAAGATCTTATAAACCAAGTGGGTCCTTTTTCACCAGAAGATGATTTGAACTTCTGGGTCCCTCAAATTTCACCTCATAATCAATCTCCTGTATATAATCTTCTTCCCAAGAGTGTTACTAGTACTACTACTGGTTCCCTTGATGGACTAATGTTAAAGGAGTCCACATCAGAAGCAAACAATTGGAAAGTTCCTGAGATGAGCCATAGACCACTCAAGAAATCCAGGCATAATTTCCTGTAG
- the LOC8284348 gene encoding B-box zinc finger protein 20 isoform X2, with product MFTLTPAKNNIAKDHHHHHHHHHLHHIRDKSMKIKCDVCDKSEASVFCSADEAALCEACDRHVHHANKLASKHHRFSLLRTSSKQSPLCDICQERRAFLFCQEDRAILCRECDIPIHKANEHTKKHNRFLLTGIKLSNSSSLYPTSSSSNSSCDSKKITTSNKKSLQQQPYVNNINTPSFSNEMLSSSSVERASSPSSTAAYNNFDDNVSISTSSISEYLEALPGWRVDDFLDPAIATDGFCKVWSPPYL from the exons aTGTTCACATTGACACCAGCCAAGAATAATATAGCTAaagatcatcatcatcatcatcatcatcatcatctgcATCACATTAGGGATAAAAGCATGAAGATCAAGTGTGATGTCTGTGACAAGTCAGAAGCCTCAGTTTTTTGTTCTGCTGATGAAGCTGCTCTTTGTGAAGCCTGTGATCGCCATGTTCATCACGCAAACAAGCTTGCTAGCAAACATCACCGTTTCTCTCTTCTCCGAACTTCCTCTAAACAATCCCCTCTTTGTGATATCTGCCAG GAGAGACGAGCCTTTCTCTTTTGCCAAGAAGATAGAGCGATTCTTTGCAGAGAATGTGACATTCCAATCCATAAAGCAAATGAACATACAAAGAAACACAATAGGTTTCTTCTTACAGGAATAAAGCTCTCTAATTCTTCATCTTTATACCCAACATCATCATCTTCCAACAGCAGCTGCGACTCGAAGAAAATCACTACCAGCAACAAGAAAAGCCTCCAACAGCAACCATACGTGAATAACATTAATACTCCAAGCTTTTCCAATGAGATGTTAAGTTCTTCTTCAGTTGAAAGAGCATCATCACCATCATCCACAGCAGCATACAATAATTTTGATGATAATGTTTCGATCTCAACAAGTAGTATTTCTGAGTACTTAGAGGCACTTCCTGGTTGGAGGGTAGATGATTTTCTTGATCCTGCAATTGCTACTGATGGTTTCTGTAAGGTTTGGAGCCCGCCTTATCTTTGA
- the LOC8284349 gene encoding kinesin-like protein KIN-7D, mitochondrial isoform X2: protein MASSSRARSSSPFSYRKPSSPFSSTSSTSSFNNNNNNNSSNNRLMPRSCSSSYFNSSGFGTRSTTPSRSRSDSMYGVPSSSRNYGNRTPVGFGADELLASEPIDASRNGDSISVTIRFRPLSEREYQRGDEIAWYADGDKIVRNEYNPATAYAFDRVFGPHSTSNEVYEVAAKPVVKAAMEGVNGTVFAYGVTSSGKTHTMHGDQNSPGIIPLAIKDVFSMIQDTPGREFLLRVSYLEIYNEVINDLLDPTGQNLRVREDAQGTYVEGIKEEVVLSPGHALSFIAAGEEHRHVGSNNFNLFSSRSHTIFTLMIESSAHGDEYDGVIFSQLNLIDLAGSESSKTETTGVRRKEGSYINKSLLTLGTVIGKLSEGKASHVPYRDSKLTRLLQSSLSGHGHVSLICTVTPASSNLEETHNTLKFASRAKRVEIYASRNKIIDEKSLIKKYQREISSLKQELDQLKQGIIVGVNHEEILTLRQKLEEGQVKMQSRLEEEEEAKAALMSRIQRLTKLILVSTKNTIPGYLSEVPVHQQSLSVGEDDGTMTQDQMDLIVEQVKMLAGEIAFSTSTLKRLVEQSANDPDSSKTQIQNLEREILEKKRQMRALEQHIIESGEASIANASTVDMQQTVMKLMAQCNEKAFELELKTADNRILQEQLQNKCSENKELQERVNLLEQQLASPSGDKSSLTSEPAVSEEYAGDLKKKVQSQEIENEKLKIEQVQLSEENSGLRVQNQKLAEEASYAKELASAAAVELKNLASEVTKLSLQNAKLEKELLAARESMHSRGASLNGVNRKYNDGMRPGRRGRFSGRPNEFSGMHSDDFESWSLDPEDLKMELQARKQREAALETALAEKEFIEEEYRKKAEEAKKREEALENDLANMWVLVAKLKKEGGAVPEANSDERLNDIINVSEPKMNGVDQSSVLKERQVLDASKPTDESTEEPLVVRLKARMQEMKEKELKYLGNGDANSHMCKVCFESPTAAILLPCRHFCLCKSCSLACSECPICRTKIADRLFAFTS from the exons ATGGCATCATCGTCTCGAGCACGTAGTAGCTCTCCATTTTCTTATAGAAAACCATCAAGTCCATTCTCTTCAACttcttctacttcttctttcaacaacaacaacaacaacaacagcaGCAACAATAGGTTAATGCCTCGGTCTtgctcttcttcttatttcaATTCTTCCGGATTCGGTACAAGATCCACGACTCCGAGTCGTTCTCGCTCTGACTCAATGTACGGCGTTCCTTCTTCGTCTAGAAACTACGGTAATCGCACTCCTGTAGGGTTTGGAGCTGATGAATTGTTAGCATCCGAGCCGATTGACGCGTCGAGAAATGGCGATAGCATATCGGTGACTATTCGGTTTAGACCGTTgag TGAGAGGGAGTACCAGAGAGGGGATGAGATAGCGTGGTATGCGGATGGAGACAAGATTGTTAGGAATGAGTATAATCCTGCAACTGCTTATGCATTTG ATAGAGTATTTGGACCGCATTCCACTTCTAATGAGGTATATGAAGTTGCTGCTAAACCAGTAGTTAAGGCTGCAATGGAGGGTGTTAATG GAACTGTTTTTGCTTATGGTGTTACTAGCAGTGGAAAGACACACACTATGCAT GGAGATCAAAACTCTCCTGGTATTATACCATTGGCCATAAAAGACGTATTCAGCATGATCCAAGAT ACTCCAGGAAGAGAGTTCTTACTGCGTGTGTCCTATCTTGAAATATACAATGAG GTGATAAATGACTTGCTTGATCCAACTGGTCAAAATTTGCGCGTTAGAGAAGATGCCCAG GGTACTTATGTTGAGGGTATAAAGGAGGAAGTGGTTTTATCTCCTGGGCATGCCCTTTCTTTCATTGCTGCAGGGGAAG AGCATCGTCATGTTGGTTCGAATAATTTTAATCTCTTCAGTAGCAGAAGCCACACCATATTTACACTG ATGATTGAAAGTAGTGCCCATGGTGATGAGTATGATGGAGTGATCTTCTCTCAACTT AATTTGATTGATCTAGCTGGATCTGAGAGTTCAAAAACCGAAACAACTGGAGTAAGGAGAAAGGAGGGATCTTACATAAACAAAAGTCTTCTAACTCTTGGAACT GTGATTGGAAAGTTGAGTGAAGGGAAGGCATCTCATGTTCCTTATCGAGATTCAAAACTTACCCGCCTTTTGCAGTCTTCACTGAGTGGGCACGGACATGTTTCG CTAATTTGTACAGTTACTCCTGCATCAAGTAATTTGGAGGAAACTCATAATACACTGAAGTTTGCTAGCAGGGCTAAAAGAGTTGAAATCTATGCCTCACGAAATAAG ATTATTGATGAAAAGTCTTTAATTAAGAAGTATCAAAGAGAAATCTCAAGTCTCAAGCAGGAACTTGATCAATTAAAGCAGGGAATTATCGTTGGTGTCAATCATGAGGAGATTCTAACCTTAAGGCAAAAG TTGGAAGAAGGTCAAGTGAAGATGCAGTCAAGGttggaggaagaagaagaagccaaGGCTGCTCTTATGAGTCGAATCCAGAGGTTAACGAAGCTCATACTTGTTTCTACAAAGAATACGATTCCTGGATATTTGAGTGAAGTTCCGGTTCATCAACAGAGTCTCTCTGTTGGTGAGGATGAT GGTACAATGACACAAGATCAGATGGACCTTATTGTCGAGCAAGTAAAGATGCTTGCTGGAGAGATTGCATTCAGCACAAGTACCCTTAAGCGTCTGGTGGAGCAGTCTGCGAATGATCCTGATAGCTCAAAAACTCAA ATCCAGAATTTGGAACGTGAAATTCTGGAGAAGAAGAGACAAATGAGAGCTTTAGAGCAACATATTATTGAGAGTGGTGAGGCATCAATTGCTAATGCATCAACAGTTGACATGCAGCAG ACAGTTATGAAGTTGATGGCCCAATGTAATGAAAAGGCTTTTGAGCTGGAG TTGAAGACAGCAGACAACCGTATCCTCCAGGAACAACTGCAGAATAAG TGTTCTGAAAACAAGGAATTGCAAGAAAGAGTGAATCTCCTTGAGCAGCAGTTGGCTTCACCTTCTGGTGATAAATCATCACTAACTTCTGAACCTGCTGTTTCTGAAGAATATGCTGGTgacttgaaaaagaaagtcCAGTCACAG GAAATTGAGAATGAAAAGCTAAAGATCGAACAGGTTCAGCTTTCAGAGGAGAATAGTGGGTTACGTGTGCAAAATCAGAAACTGGCTGAAGAAGCTTCTTATGCCAAGGAATTGGCTTCTGCTGCTGCAGTTGAGCTAAAGAACTTGGCTAGTGAAGTCACCAAGCTCTCTTTACAGAATGCGAAATTGGAAAAGGAATTGTTGGCAGCTCGAGAATCCATGCATTCTAGAGGAGCCAGCCTGAATGGTGTTAACCGCAAATACAATGACGGTATGAGACCAGGAAGGAGAGGACGATTCTCTGGCAGACCAAATGAATTTTCAGGAATGCACTCTGATGACTTTGAATCTTGGAGCCTTGATCCAGAAGATTTGAAGATGGAGTTGCAGGCAAGGAAACAAAGGGAGGCGGCTCTTGAGACCGCCTTAGCTGAAAAAGAGTTCATAGAAGAGGAATACCGGAAAAAGGCTGAAGAGgcaaagaaaagagaggaggCTTTAGAAAATGATTTAGCAAACATGTGGGTGCTTGTTGCTAagttgaagaaggaaggaGGAGCTGTCCCTGAGGCGAATAGTGATGAGAGGCTTAATGATATAATAAATGTAAGTGAACCCAAGATGAATGGGGTTGATCAAAGTAGTGTCCTGAAAGAGAGACAAGTTCTGGATGCATCAAAACCAACTGATGAAAGTACAGAGGAGCCCCTAGTTGTTCGCTTGAAG GCAAGAATGCAAGAGATGAAAGAGAAAGAACTCAAATACTTGGGCAATGGAGATGCCAATTCACATATGTGTAAAGTATGCTTTGAATCACCAACAGCTGCAATTCTTCTCCCATGCCGACATTTTTGTT TGTGTAAATCTTGTTCGCTAGCTTGTTCAGAGTGTCCAATTTGTCGCACAAAGATTGCAGATAGGCTTTTTGCTTTTACGTCTTGA